In Thermoanaerobaculum aquaticum, a genomic segment contains:
- a CDS encoding carbon starvation CstA family protein: MNAALVALAGLAWFGLLYRWYGKILDRKLFSPNDQNPTPAVALRDDRDYVPTHPAVLFGHHFSSIAGAGPIVGPILAYSLFGWLPALLWVLLGAVFLGGVHDYGALMTSLRNKGVSVTEIAEKAVSPLAKGLFAAFSWVALVLVQAVFAVLTARTLAEEPKIVIPTVGLLVLAMGFGFLVYRLHMNVWLATALGLVVLAGLVVLGDLVPVPASYGFWLAAAFVYSFVAATLPVWVLLQPRDYLSMYILVFGMVFGYLGLFFLRPTINGPALTAAVSPQGPLWPVLFITVACGAFSGFHSLVASGTTAKQLRKESEGRLIAYGGMLAEGALALLVITLMAGALFWGAAPEAGLSGFVFQDLLKGSANIAFGKGFGRAVATLGVPLPFGVAFGILMLNAFILTTLDTSTRIARYIVSENLGQRFPLARNRFLAAGAGLVLGAWVATGNAWQKIWPAFGAANQLVGALALLVTTAFLVSLGKPKGYTLWGAAFMWLTTEGALVYQLVFQYLPQRNWVLGVTAVVLIVLGLLMAWEVGRKLLQPQQDRQTSWQPVQ; this comes from the coding sequence ATGAACGCGGCTCTGGTGGCGCTGGCTGGTTTGGCTTGGTTCGGGCTTCTCTACCGCTGGTATGGGAAAATCCTCGACCGCAAGCTGTTTTCACCCAACGACCAGAACCCCACACCGGCGGTGGCTTTGCGGGATGATCGGGACTACGTGCCCACCCACCCAGCGGTGCTCTTTGGGCACCACTTTTCCTCCATTGCCGGGGCGGGGCCCATCGTGGGCCCGATTCTGGCTTATTCGCTGTTCGGGTGGCTGCCGGCCCTGCTGTGGGTGCTTTTGGGAGCGGTGTTTTTGGGCGGGGTCCACGACTACGGGGCGCTTATGACCTCCTTGCGCAATAAAGGGGTTTCGGTGACGGAAATTGCCGAGAAGGCCGTTTCGCCCCTGGCCAAAGGGCTTTTTGCGGCGTTCAGTTGGGTGGCGTTGGTGCTGGTGCAAGCGGTATTTGCGGTGCTCACCGCCCGCACCTTAGCGGAAGAGCCCAAGATCGTGATCCCCACCGTAGGATTGCTGGTTCTGGCCATGGGCTTTGGCTTTTTGGTTTACCGCCTGCACATGAACGTTTGGCTGGCCACCGCCCTGGGGCTTGTAGTACTGGCCGGGCTGGTGGTGCTGGGCGACTTGGTTCCAGTGCCGGCTTCCTACGGTTTTTGGCTGGCTGCCGCCTTTGTGTACTCCTTTGTGGCAGCTACCTTGCCGGTGTGGGTGCTGCTGCAGCCCCGGGACTACCTCTCCATGTACATCCTGGTCTTTGGCATGGTTTTCGGGTATTTGGGCTTGTTTTTCCTGCGCCCCACCATCAACGGCCCGGCTTTGACCGCCGCCGTTTCCCCCCAGGGGCCGCTGTGGCCGGTGCTCTTCATTACCGTGGCCTGCGGAGCCTTTTCGGGGTTTCATTCGCTGGTGGCTTCCGGCACCACCGCCAAGCAGCTCCGCAAAGAAAGCGAGGGGCGCCTCATCGCTTACGGCGGCATGCTGGCGGAGGGAGCTCTGGCCTTGCTGGTCATTACCTTGATGGCCGGTGCTTTGTTTTGGGGGGCAGCTCCGGAAGCCGGGCTTTCCGGATTTGTGTTTCAGGATTTGCTGAAAGGCTCGGCCAACATTGCCTTTGGCAAGGGGTTTGGGCGGGCTGTGGCCACCCTGGGCGTGCCGCTTCCCTTTGGCGTGGCCTTCGGCATCCTCATGCTCAACGCCTTTATCCTAACCACGCTGGACACCTCCACCCGCATCGCCCGCTACATCGTCAGCGAAAACCTCGGCCAGCGCTTTCCGCTGGCCAGAAACCGGTTCCTGGCTGCCGGCGCGGGGCTGGTTTTGGGGGCGTGGGTGGCCACCGGCAACGCCTGGCAAAAGATCTGGCCGGCCTTTGGGGCCGCCAACCAGCTGGTGGGAGCGCTGGCCCTTCTCGTCACCACCGCGTTTTTGGTGAGCCTGGGCAAGCCCAAGGGCTACACGCTTTGGGGTGCGGCCTTCATGTGGCTCACCACCGAAGGGGCGTTGGTGTACCAGCTCGTCTTCCAGTACCTCCCCCAGCGCAACTGGGTTTTGGGCGTCACCGCCGTCGTGCTCATCGTGCTGGGGCTGCTTATGGCTTGGGAGGTGGGGCGCAAGCTTTTGCAACCGCAACAGGACCGGCAAACCAGCTGGCAACCTGTACAGTAA
- a CDS encoding hybrid sensor histidine kinase/response regulator — translation MGTQKLVAAVDVGDPAVDQQVKAALEALGCEVVHEPGVAVDVVISDSPESSPSQQRDPEDAGPVRLPYRVHLLHEDEPLPQAMGASCDDVVRYCRNFEEFKLRLQARLRVVEQTRRLVKLEQSLSQAMAKLQSSEERSRTLVESITDVFYVTDANGRLVYGSPNLFSYTGYQPRELLHRTYLKLVAPEDRRWLVALYLAKTAEGASEVACEFRALRKDGSRVWVDQRTTIVRDRQGRVVEYRNVVRDISERKAMEEALKEGEERYRSLYENVAIGLYRTTPDGRILMANPALVHMLGFETFEELAQRNLEEEGFEPGYPRALFRQRLESEGQIVGLESAWKRRDGSVIYVRESARAVKDESGRVLYYEGTAEDITERVTAEKALTESEERYRLISEMISDYAYAFRVEADGTMRGDWLTESFTKVFGWTIEELDRRGGWVGAVYPPDLPLWVEHAGKVLHGQPDVTEGRFVTRDGEVRWLRDYAVPIFDPAAGRVTRIVGASQDITEKRKLEEALEASNELFRALADAAPAAVLVLQGDRLLYANKFAKNLVGFSDVERRNEENFDVLKLVDPAFREQVRSWGYARERGEPAPNRYELPIRTRDGKRRWLDFSVVTFPYRGQPARMAVAVDITDKKATEEALLHAQKMEAIGRLAGSVAHDFNNMLLVIMAHAELLKLKAGQDPRFLAAVDGILGASTRAAELTRKLLAFARKQQVHPERLDLNHEVGGTLKVLKRLLGENVELIWRPAEDLWPVVLDRSQVDQVVANLVVNARDAVGEKGHIWVSTANRQLSEEDCRLLPEAKPGRYVVLAVKDDGCGMDSEVLKRIFEPFFTTKGEGKGTGLGLATVFGIVKQHNGFIVVESEPGRGSTFEIYFPVVEGEKAEARDAAAPIPRGWETILLVEDQPEVLEAASSLLKQLGYQVLSAKGPEQALAVAASYQGVIHLLLSDVGLPGMSGSELAQHLVAVRPEMKVLLMTGYTQEAPLRTEAEKAWGPVLEKPLTAEALAHSVRQVLEGKA, via the coding sequence ATGGGGACGCAAAAGCTGGTCGCAGCGGTGGATGTGGGAGATCCAGCCGTTGATCAACAGGTCAAAGCCGCTCTGGAGGCCCTGGGCTGTGAGGTTGTCCACGAGCCGGGCGTAGCGGTAGACGTTGTCATTTCCGATTCCCCAGAAAGTTCCCCCTCGCAGCAGCGAGATCCGGAAGATGCAGGGCCGGTGCGGCTCCCTTACCGGGTGCACCTCCTCCACGAGGATGAACCCCTGCCACAAGCAATGGGCGCGTCTTGCGACGACGTGGTCCGCTACTGCCGGAACTTCGAGGAGTTCAAGTTGCGGCTGCAAGCCCGCTTGCGGGTGGTGGAGCAAACTCGCCGCCTGGTGAAGCTGGAGCAAAGCCTTTCACAGGCGATGGCCAAGCTGCAATCCAGCGAGGAGCGCTCCCGGACGCTGGTGGAAAGCATCACCGACGTTTTTTACGTCACCGATGCCAACGGACGCCTGGTTTACGGAAGCCCCAACCTCTTCAGCTATACCGGATACCAGCCGCGCGAACTCCTCCATCGTACCTACCTGAAGCTGGTAGCCCCGGAGGACCGGCGTTGGCTTGTGGCTCTGTACCTCGCCAAAACCGCAGAAGGTGCCAGCGAAGTGGCTTGCGAGTTCCGGGCGCTGCGAAAGGACGGCTCGCGAGTTTGGGTGGACCAGCGAACCACCATTGTCCGGGACCGCCAGGGCCGCGTGGTGGAGTACCGAAACGTGGTGCGGGACATCAGCGAGCGCAAGGCCATGGAAGAAGCCCTGAAGGAAGGCGAGGAGCGGTACCGCTCGCTTTACGAAAACGTGGCCATTGGTCTTTACCGCACCACCCCCGATGGTCGCATCCTCATGGCCAACCCGGCGCTGGTGCACATGCTGGGGTTCGAAACCTTCGAAGAATTGGCGCAGCGAAACCTGGAAGAGGAAGGCTTTGAGCCTGGCTATCCGCGGGCCCTTTTTCGCCAAAGGCTGGAAAGCGAGGGGCAAATCGTTGGTCTCGAGTCGGCCTGGAAGCGGCGGGATGGGAGCGTCATTTACGTGCGCGAAAGCGCCCGGGCGGTCAAAGACGAAAGCGGTCGGGTGCTTTACTACGAGGGAACCGCCGAGGACATTACCGAGAGGGTAACCGCGGAAAAGGCCCTGACGGAAAGCGAGGAGCGCTACCGGCTGATCTCCGAAATGATTTCCGATTACGCTTACGCCTTTCGCGTGGAAGCCGACGGCACCATGCGGGGGGATTGGCTTACCGAATCCTTCACCAAGGTGTTTGGCTGGACGATCGAGGAACTGGACCGCCGGGGCGGCTGGGTGGGTGCCGTGTACCCGCCGGACCTGCCCCTGTGGGTAGAGCACGCCGGCAAGGTTCTGCACGGCCAACCTGATGTCACCGAAGGTCGGTTTGTAACCCGCGATGGCGAGGTCCGCTGGCTTCGCGACTACGCGGTCCCCATCTTTGACCCTGCAGCGGGCCGGGTGACCCGCATTGTGGGAGCTTCCCAGGACATCACGGAGAAACGGAAGCTGGAGGAAGCCCTTGAGGCAAGCAACGAACTGTTTCGCGCGCTGGCCGACGCAGCGCCGGCGGCGGTACTGGTGCTGCAGGGAGACCGACTTTTGTACGCGAACAAATTCGCTAAGAATTTAGTGGGCTTCTCCGACGTTGAAAGGCGAAACGAGGAGAATTTTGATGTTCTAAAGCTCGTGGACCCGGCTTTCCGGGAGCAGGTGCGCAGTTGGGGTTACGCCCGGGAGCGGGGCGAGCCGGCCCCCAACCGCTACGAGCTCCCCATCCGCACCCGGGACGGGAAACGCCGCTGGCTGGATTTTTCGGTGGTGACGTTCCCATACCGGGGCCAACCGGCGCGCATGGCGGTGGCGGTGGACATCACCGACAAGAAGGCCACGGAAGAAGCGCTGCTCCACGCCCAAAAAATGGAAGCTATCGGCCGCCTTGCCGGCAGTGTGGCCCACGATTTCAACAACATGCTTTTGGTGATCATGGCTCACGCCGAGCTCTTGAAGCTCAAGGCTGGCCAGGATCCCAGGTTTTTGGCGGCGGTGGACGGCATCTTAGGGGCTTCCACCCGCGCCGCCGAGCTCACCAGGAAGCTTTTGGCTTTTGCCCGCAAGCAGCAGGTTCACCCCGAAAGGCTCGACCTCAACCACGAGGTGGGCGGCACCTTGAAGGTCTTGAAGCGGCTCTTGGGTGAAAACGTGGAGCTCATCTGGCGGCCGGCCGAGGACCTCTGGCCGGTGGTTCTGGATCGCTCCCAGGTGGACCAGGTGGTGGCCAACCTGGTGGTCAACGCCCGGGATGCGGTGGGGGAGAAGGGGCACATCTGGGTGAGCACAGCTAACCGCCAGCTCAGCGAAGAGGATTGCCGCCTTTTGCCCGAAGCGAAACCGGGGCGGTATGTGGTGCTTGCTGTGAAGGACGACGGCTGTGGCATGGATAGCGAGGTCCTGAAGCGCATCTTTGAGCCTTTCTTCACCACCAAAGGGGAAGGCAAAGGAACGGGCCTGGGCTTGGCCACCGTTTTTGGCATCGTAAAGCAACACAATGGCTTCATCGTGGTGGAAAGCGAGCCTGGCAGGGGGAGCACCTTCGAGATTTACTTTCCCGTGGTCGAGGGCGAAAAGGCGGAAGCCCGCGATGCGGCGGCGCCCATCCCCCGGGGCTGGGAAACTATCCTGCTGGTGGAGGACCAGCCGGAGGTTCTGGAAGCGGCCAGCAGCTTGCTCAAGCAGCTCGGCTATCAGGTGCTTTCGGCCAAAGGCCCCGAGCAAGCGTTGGCCGTTGCCGCTTCGTACCAGGGGGTCATTCACCTTTTGCTTTCGGACGTGGGTCTTCCGGGCATGAGCGGCAGCGAGCTGGCCCAACACCTGGTGGCCGTGCGGCCGGAAATGAAGGTGTTGCTGATGACCGGGTACACCCAGGAAGCGCCTCTGCGCACAGAAGCGGAAAAAGCCTGGGGCCCGGTGCTGGAAAAGCCCCTCACCGCGGAGGCTCTCGCCCACAGCGTGCGGCAGGTGCTGGAAGGCAAGGCATAG
- the hutH gene encoding histidine ammonia-lyase, with product MVVIDGRNLTLEQVYQVATGKAPVALAPEARERMASRRQGIEARLSAGEVIYGVNTGFGRMADVVIPPESLAELQLNLLRSHACGVGAPFPREVVRAMLLLRANVLASGYAGVRPEVVDRLLELLNAGVHPVVPSQGSVGASGDLAPLAHLALVLVGEGFAEYQGEVVPGSEALRRAGIEPLALAPKEGLALINGTQAMAAVGCLALLEAERLCAAADVVAAMSVDALEGTDVAFLEEIHQARPHPGQVASARNLFALLSGSQIRESHRSCSRVQDAYSLRCTPQVHGACRDALAHLRAKLAIEINSATDNPMVLADGRVVSGGNFHGAALAAAFDYAATALTDLASISERRSARLVTPEQSGLPAFLVPEPGLNSGFMTAHVTAAALVSECKTLAHPAAVDSIPTSAGREDHVSMGTWAARKLAMIVENLRFVLAVELLEAAQGIELRRPLRSSPALERALARLREQVPFLQRDRFLHADILKAAAVLGELSPEELLAAS from the coding sequence ATGGTGGTCATTGACGGCAGGAACCTCACTCTCGAACAGGTTTACCAGGTCGCAACGGGCAAGGCCCCGGTGGCCTTGGCCCCGGAGGCCCGGGAACGCATGGCCTCCCGGCGCCAGGGGATTGAAGCCAGGCTTTCAGCAGGGGAGGTGATTTACGGCGTCAACACCGGCTTTGGCCGCATGGCCGATGTGGTGATCCCGCCGGAAAGCCTGGCGGAGCTTCAGCTGAACCTTTTGCGCTCCCATGCCTGCGGGGTGGGGGCTCCCTTCCCCCGGGAGGTGGTGCGGGCCATGCTGCTGCTGCGGGCGAACGTCCTGGCTTCCGGCTACGCCGGGGTGCGGCCGGAGGTGGTGGACAGGCTGCTCGAACTTTTAAACGCCGGCGTGCACCCGGTGGTGCCTTCCCAGGGCTCGGTGGGGGCCTCGGGGGACCTGGCGCCCCTGGCCCATCTGGCGCTGGTGCTGGTGGGGGAAGGGTTTGCCGAGTACCAGGGGGAGGTTGTGCCCGGTAGTGAGGCGTTGCGCAGGGCAGGGATCGAGCCTTTGGCGCTGGCGCCCAAGGAAGGGCTGGCCCTCATCAACGGCACCCAGGCCATGGCGGCGGTGGGGTGTTTGGCGCTCCTGGAGGCGGAAAGGCTGTGCGCCGCTGCCGACGTGGTGGCGGCCATGAGCGTGGATGCCCTGGAGGGCACCGATGTGGCCTTTTTGGAGGAAATCCACCAGGCGCGCCCGCACCCCGGACAGGTCGCTTCCGCCCGCAACCTCTTTGCTTTGCTTTCCGGCTCGCAAATTCGCGAGTCCCACCGCTCCTGCTCCCGGGTGCAAGACGCCTATTCCCTGCGCTGCACCCCCCAGGTGCACGGGGCCTGCCGCGATGCCCTGGCCCACCTGCGGGCCAAGCTGGCCATCGAAATCAACAGCGCCACCGACAACCCCATGGTCTTGGCCGACGGCCGCGTGGTTTCCGGCGGCAACTTCCACGGAGCGGCACTGGCGGCAGCTTTCGACTACGCGGCCACTGCCCTCACCGATTTGGCTTCCATTTCCGAGCGCCGTTCCGCCCGGCTGGTGACCCCCGAGCAGTCCGGTTTGCCGGCGTTTCTGGTGCCGGAACCGGGCTTGAACTCCGGCTTCATGACGGCCCACGTCACGGCGGCCGCTTTGGTTTCCGAGTGCAAAACCCTGGCCCACCCGGCGGCGGTGGATTCCATCCCCACCTCGGCCGGTCGCGAGGACCACGTGTCCATGGGCACCTGGGCCGCGCGGAAGCTCGCCATGATCGTGGAAAACCTGCGCTTTGTGTTAGCGGTGGAGCTTTTGGAAGCGGCGCAGGGCATTGAGCTGCGCCGGCCCTTGCGGTCCTCGCCGGCTTTGGAAAGAGCGCTGGCCAGGCTGCGGGAGCAGGTGCCCTTTTTGCAACGGGATCGCTTTCTCCACGCGGATATACTTAAAGCCGCCGCGGTCTTGGGGGAGCTTTCTCCTGAAGAGCTTTTGGCCGCGTCCTAA
- a CDS encoding GreA/GreB family elongation factor, with amino-acid sequence MSWLAEFEALIAEGKGQSIEEFWLSKLELGVDDPDPFLAANLALRRAGKKKEALLLLELAWEQAREQKAWRAVRAFAEECLRLGVGDQAKLRADLEEAIRHLWNGRPSLSALLAHFNLRQHKNPVDACEELETWLRHDVGEVFAMAGRGPGRVVEANPKVGVLRLDFEKEKKVPVPIGAASRHLFPLPPGHFLRRRLEEPAALRQELLADPPDALVALLRSFGKPLSVAEIREALGSLLADSEWASWWNKAKKSEFVVAEGKGASVRYRALAASEAVEELGQRFAAADFAEKLELARRAKKGTPLAREMAQALLAAAQREPAKEAFAALDAARKLGAAEEDVARAKATILEKQPALELARELTEASHRQEVLQYLLDRGDAEALAGWLFLETNPRLLRLAAEKLLELGERAKLEQFFGQVFLHPARFAAAWVWAMELTEGPVAKLVAAKKNPAAVLRLVDAGERKEFAPYRARIRALLSPSSWVAEVLKKDLTEEQARRLYHILQAPGVLKEERAWLKRAVLARFPQLAAGAAEDTAVPALPKTVAWLRQQLDNLLHREIPATLKAIQTAREEGDLRENFEYHAQRARQELLSARAAKLQADLSRIKLIEPAQVDTSKVRIGCQVELQAPEGSTRTVAILGPYEANPEAGIYSHASGVGEALLGRVVGDEVQLEGKTYRIARIAPVDEAHVPLREAL; translated from the coding sequence GTGTCGTGGCTTGCGGAGTTTGAGGCCCTCATTGCCGAGGGAAAGGGGCAAAGCATCGAGGAGTTCTGGCTTTCCAAGCTGGAATTGGGGGTGGATGACCCCGATCCCTTCCTTGCCGCCAACCTGGCTTTGCGCCGGGCCGGCAAGAAGAAAGAAGCGCTCTTGCTTCTGGAACTGGCCTGGGAGCAGGCCCGGGAGCAAAAGGCCTGGCGGGCCGTGCGGGCCTTTGCCGAAGAGTGCCTGCGGTTAGGGGTGGGGGACCAGGCCAAGCTGCGGGCCGATCTGGAAGAAGCCATCCGCCACCTCTGGAACGGACGCCCCTCCCTTTCCGCGCTTTTGGCCCACTTCAACCTGCGGCAGCACAAAAACCCGGTGGACGCCTGTGAGGAGCTGGAGACCTGGCTCCGCCACGACGTGGGCGAGGTCTTTGCCATGGCCGGGCGCGGCCCCGGGCGGGTGGTGGAGGCCAACCCCAAGGTGGGAGTCTTGCGCTTGGACTTTGAAAAGGAGAAAAAGGTGCCGGTGCCCATCGGCGCCGCCTCCCGCCACCTGTTCCCTCTGCCCCCGGGGCACTTCTTGCGGAGGCGGTTGGAGGAGCCCGCAGCGCTGCGGCAGGAGCTCCTGGCGGATCCCCCGGACGCGCTGGTGGCGCTTTTGCGCTCCTTCGGCAAGCCGCTTTCCGTGGCGGAAATCCGCGAGGCTTTGGGCAGCTTGCTGGCGGACAGCGAGTGGGCCAGCTGGTGGAACAAGGCAAAGAAAAGCGAGTTCGTGGTGGCGGAAGGCAAAGGCGCTAGCGTGCGCTACCGGGCGCTCGCGGCCTCCGAGGCCGTGGAAGAGCTGGGGCAGCGGTTCGCTGCTGCGGACTTTGCGGAAAAGCTGGAGCTGGCCCGCCGGGCCAAGAAGGGCACCCCGCTTGCCCGGGAAATGGCGCAGGCGCTGCTCGCCGCAGCGCAGCGAGAGCCGGCGAAAGAGGCGTTCGCCGCCCTGGATGCCGCCCGCAAGCTGGGGGCCGCGGAGGAGGATGTGGCCCGGGCGAAAGCCACGATCCTCGAAAAGCAGCCAGCGCTGGAGCTGGCCCGGGAGCTTACCGAGGCTTCCCACCGCCAGGAGGTGCTGCAGTACTTGCTCGATCGCGGCGATGCGGAAGCTCTTGCTGGCTGGCTTTTTCTGGAAACCAACCCGCGGCTTTTGCGCCTGGCGGCGGAAAAGCTCCTGGAGCTGGGGGAACGGGCCAAGCTCGAGCAGTTTTTCGGCCAGGTTTTCCTCCACCCGGCGCGCTTCGCTGCGGCGTGGGTCTGGGCCATGGAGCTCACCGAGGGGCCAGTGGCGAAGCTTGTGGCTGCCAAGAAAAACCCCGCCGCGGTGCTGCGCTTGGTGGATGCGGGGGAGCGGAAGGAGTTCGCCCCCTACCGCGCCCGCATCCGCGCTTTGCTTTCCCCAAGCTCCTGGGTGGCGGAGGTGCTGAAAAAAGACCTCACCGAAGAGCAAGCCAGGAGGCTGTACCACATCCTTCAAGCCCCCGGAGTCCTCAAGGAGGAGCGGGCTTGGCTCAAGCGCGCGGTGCTCGCCCGCTTCCCGCAGCTCGCGGCGGGGGCAGCGGAGGATACCGCGGTCCCGGCTCTCCCCAAGACCGTGGCTTGGCTCCGGCAGCAGCTGGACAACTTGCTCCACAGGGAAATCCCCGCCACCTTGAAGGCCATCCAAACCGCCCGCGAAGAGGGGGACTTGCGGGAAAACTTCGAGTACCACGCCCAGCGGGCGCGCCAGGAGCTGCTCTCCGCCCGGGCTGCCAAGCTCCAGGCGGACCTTTCGCGGATCAAGCTCATCGAGCCCGCCCAGGTGGACACCTCGAAAGTGCGCATCGGCTGCCAGGTGGAGCTCCAAGCCCCGGAGGGCAGCACGCGCACCGTGGCGATCCTCGGCCCGTACGAAGCCAACCCCGAAGCCGGCATTTACTCCCACGCCTCGGGGGTGGGGGAAGCGCTCTTGGGTCGGGTGGTGGGGGATGAGGTGCAGCTGGAGGGCAAAACCTACCGCATCGCCCGCATCGCCCCGGTGGACGAAGCCCACGTGCCGCTGCGGGAGGCGTTGTGA